The Pseudomonas sp. LFM046 region TCCCTTCCCTGGCCAAGGTGCTGAAGGAAATCGAGATGCCCCTGGTGCCGGTGCTGGCGCGCATCGAGCGCAACGGCGCCTATGTGGACGGCAAGCTGCTGGGCCAACAGAGCCTGGAACTGGGCGAGAAGATGGTGGAGCTGGAGCGCCAGGCCTATGACCTGGCGGGGCAGGAGTTCAACCTCGGTTCGCCCAAGCAGCTGGGCGCCATCCTTTATGAGAAGCTCGGTCTGCCGGTGCTGGCCAAGACCGCCACCGGCCAGCCGTCCACCGCCGAGAACGTACTGGCGGACCTTGCCGAGCAGGACTACGAGTTGCCCAAGGTGATCATGCAGTACCGCACCCTGAGCAAGCTCAAGAGCACCTACACCGACAAGCTGCCGGAGCAGATCAATCCGCGCACCGGGCGTATCCACACTTCCTATCACCAGGCGGTGGCGGCGACCGGGCGGCTGTCGTCCACCGACCCGAACCTGCAGAACATCCCGATCCGCACCGCCGAGGGCCGCCGCATCCGCCAGGCCTTCGTTGCGCCCAAGGGTTACAAGCTGCTGGCGGCGGACTACTCGCAGATCGAGCTGCGCATCATGGCCCACCTGGCCAAGGACGAAGGCCTGCTGGACGCCTTCCGCCATGATCGCGACGTACACCGCGCCACGGCCTCCGAGGTCTTCGGCGTGCCGCTGGACGAAGTCAGCGCCAACCAGCGCCGCAGCGCCAAGGCGATCAACTTCGGCCTGATCTACGGCATGAGCGCCTTCGGCCTGGCCAAGCAGATCGGCGTCGAACGCAAAGAGGCCCAGGCCTACATCGACCGCTATTTCGCCCGTTACCCCGGCGTGCTGGCGTACATGGAGAGCACCCGCGAGCAGGCCGCTCAGCAGGGCTTCGTCGAGACCCTGTTCGGTCGCCGCCTGTACCTGCCGGAGATCCACTCGAAGAACCAGGCCATGCGCAAGGGCGCCGAGCGCACCGCGATCAACGCGCCCATGCAGGGCACGGCGGCGGACATCATGAAGCGCGCCATGGTGGCGGTGGATAACTGGCTGCAGGAAAGCGGGCTGGACGCCCGGGTCATCCTCCAGGTGCACGACGAACTGGTGCTGGAGGTTCGTGAGGATCTGGCGGCCCAGGTGAGCGAGCAGATCCGTCCGCTCATGAGCGGCGCTGCCGAGCTGGACGTGCCGCTGGTGGTGGAAGTGGGCGTGGGCGACAACTGGGACGAAGCGCACTGAGTGCGCCACTCGGGCGGGCATCTGTTTCATGACTGAAACAGATGCTTAGTTCCTGATCGAATAAACAGGTTTTATTTGATAGCGAACTGTTTTGAGGGGCGGTCTGAACTTTCTGCAAAGCGGGGGAGTCACACACATGAATGGCTGGTGAAGCCTTTCGATGCTCCTATTGCTGTGTTTAGTGTTGGCAGATATCTGAACCCCGCCCTAGCGGTTCAGACTTCGACCCCGAACTTCCCCCTCCCCATACGAAGTCCGGGGTTTTTTTTGCCTGGAATTCAGGCGTCGGCTTCGCCCTCTTCTTCCGGCTCATCCAGTTGCAGCCAGTGCGCCAGCACGGCGTGGGCTTCTTCGATGCCCTGGCGCTTGGGCGCCGAGAACAGCTGGATGGATACCCCATCGCCCCAACCCTTGCGGATCTCCTGGCGAACCTTGAGCAGGGCGTTCTTCGCTGCACCGAAGGCCAGCTTATCGGCCTTGGTCAGGAGAATGTGCAAGGGCATGTGGCCGGCACTGGACCAGTCCAGCATCAGGCGGTCGAAATCGGTCAGCGGATGGCGGATGTCCATCAGCAGCACCAGGCCGGCCAGGCTTTCGCGGCTGCTGAGATAGGCCTCCAGGTGATGCTGCCAGTGTTGCTTGAGTGGGATCGGCACCTTCGCATAGCCATAACCCGGCAGGTCCACCAGGCGGCGTTCTTCGTCCAGGGAGAAGAAGTTCAGCAGTTGGGTGCGGCCCGGGGTCTTGGACGTCCGCGCCAGGCTTGCGTGGGTCAGGGTGTTCAGCGCGCTCGACTTGCCGGCGTTGGATCGCCCGGCGAAAGCCACCTCCAGGCCGGTATCAGGCGGGCACTGGTCGACCTTGGCGGCACTGATGAGAAAGCGGGCCTGTTGGC contains the following coding sequences:
- the yihA gene encoding ribosome biogenesis GTP-binding protein YihA/YsxC; this translates as MSLKNPILGLCQQARFLISAAKVDQCPPDTGLEVAFAGRSNAGKSSALNTLTHASLARTSKTPGRTQLLNFFSLDEERRLVDLPGYGYAKVPIPLKQHWQHHLEAYLSSRESLAGLVLLMDIRHPLTDFDRLMLDWSSAGHMPLHILLTKADKLAFGAAKNALLKVRQEIRKGWGDGVSIQLFSAPKRQGIEEAHAVLAHWLQLDEPEEEGEADA